From Ascaphus truei isolate aAscTru1 chromosome 20, aAscTru1.hap1, whole genome shotgun sequence, one genomic window encodes:
- the LOC142471021 gene encoding olfactory receptor 11A1-like, with translation MLRENQTTVTEFLLLGFPAIHNFKILLFFVFLLLYIFTLAGNVLIIVLVSISHQLRTPMYFFLSLLSLSDILMTTDIVPNMLYIIMAEGAVISLAGCITQYFLFGASATAECFLLTVMSYDRYLAICKPLRYSSIMDFKLCCQMVFWSWFLGFMVSLNMVILVCSFQLCNPNVIDHFFCDITPLLEHLCSNRFIVDTVLSFLGIPCVILPFIFIIVTYVCISITILRISSTIGRQKAFSTCSSHLAIVCTYYGTLFAKYVIPPKGQSVNVKKITSILYTVATPLFNPIIYTLRNKEIQAALCKCISIRVQTYFE, from the coding sequence ATGCTCCGGGAGAATCAGACCACGGTTACAGAATTTCTGCTTCTGGGATTTCCAGCCATTCACAACTTCAAGATCTTACTCTTCTTTGTCTTCCTACTGTTATATATTTTCACCTTAGCTGGAAATGTCCTGATCATTGTCTTGGTGTCAATCAGTCACCAGCTCCGTACCCCCATGTACTTCTTTCTCAGTCTCCTGTCCCTGTCTGATATCTTGATGACAACAGATATTGTGCCTAACATGCTATACATAATAATGGCAGAAGGGGCCGTTATCTCTCTCGCTGGCTGCATCACTCAATATTTCCTATTTGGTGCCTCAGCAACTGCTGAATGTTTCCTCCTTACAGTGATGTCTTATGATAGATACCTGGCCATCTGCAAACCATTGCGTTACTCTTCTATTATGGACTTTAAGCTTTGCTGCCAAATGGTTTTCTGGTCTTGGTTCTTAGGTTTTATGGTATCACTAAATATGGTTATTTTGGTTTGTTCATTTCAGTTATGTAACCCCAATGTCATTGACCATTTCTTCTGTGATATTACCCCTCTCTTAGAACATTTGTGCTCAAACAGATTCATTGTGGATACAGTATTATCTTTTCTAGGCATCCCTTGTGTTATTCTCCCATTCATCTTCATTATTGTGACTTATGTCTGTATCTCCATCACCATCCTCAGGATCTCCTCCACCATTGGGAGacagaaagccttctccacctgcagCTCTCACCTGGCCATTGTGTGCACATATTATGGGACACTGTTTGCTAAATATGTAATTCCCCCCAAAGGACAGTCAGTGAATGTAAAGAAAATCACCTCTATTCTGTACACAGTCGCCACCCCATTATTCAATCCCATTATCTATACTCTGAGGAACAAGGAGATCCAGGCAGCTCTGTGTAAATGTATTAGTATAAGGGTACAAACATATTTTGAGTAG
- the LOC142471022 gene encoding olfactory receptor 11A1-like — MLRENQTTVTEFLLLGFPDIHNFKILLFFVFLLLYICTITGNILIIFFVSTSHTLRTPMYFFLSHLSLSDILLTTDIVPNMLYVIMAEGAVISLAGCISQFFLFSTSAGAECFLLTVMSYDRYLAICNPLRYSAIMDFKLCFQLVFGSWFLGFMATLNIVICVCSFQLCNPNVIDHFFCDTTIILEHFCSDRLIFDTVVFVLGIPVVVFPFVFIIVTYIGIFLTILSISSTTGRQKAFSTCSSHLAVVCTYYGTLFAKYMVPSKGQSLTLMKITSLLYTVATPLFNPLIYTLRNKEIREALWKCISIRQHT; from the coding sequence ATGCTCCGGGAGAATCAGACCACGGTTACAGAATTTCTGCTTCTGGGATTTCCAGACATTCACAATTTCAAGATCTTACTCTTCTTTGTCTTCCTTCTGTTATACATTTGCACCATAACTGGAAATATCCTGATCATTTTCTTCGTGTCAACCAGTCACACGCTCCGTacccccatgtatttctttctCAGTCACCTGTCCCTGTCTGATATCTTGCTAACCACAGATATTGTGCCTAACATGCTATACGTAATAATGGCAGAAGGAGCCGTTATCTCTCTCGCTGGCTGCATCTCTCAATTTTTCCTATTTTCTACCTCAGCCGGTGCTGAATGTTTCCTCCTTACAGTGATGTCTTATGACAGATACCTGGCCATCTGTAACCCATTGCGTTACTCTGCTATTATGGACTTTAAGCTTTGCTTCCAATTGGTTTTCGGGTCCTGGTTCTTAGGTTTTATGGCAACACTAAATATAGTTATTTGTGTTTGTTCTTTTCAATTATGTAACCCCAATGTCATTGATCATTTCTTTTGTGATACAACCATTATATTAGAACATTTTTGCTCAGACAGATTAATTTTTGACACTGTAGTCTTTGTTCTAGGAATACCTGTCGTTGTCTTTCCATTTGTCTTCATTATTGTGACGTATATCGGTATCTTTCTCACCATCCTCAGTATCTCCTCTACCACTGGGAGacagaaagccttctccacctgcagCTCTCACCTGGCCGTTGTGTGCACATATTATGGGACACTGTTTGCTAAATATATGGTTCCATCGAAAGGACAGTCATTGACTCTAATGAAAATCACTTCTCTTCTGTACACAGTCGCCACCCCGTTATTCAATCCCCTCATCTATACTCTGAGGAACAAGGAGATACGGGAGGCCCTGTGGAAATGTATCAGTATAAGGCAACACACATAG